The proteins below come from a single Brachyhypopomus gauderio isolate BG-103 unplaced genomic scaffold, BGAUD_0.2 sc118, whole genome shotgun sequence genomic window:
- the foxl1 gene encoding forkhead box protein L1, translating to MNLYHTQASQPGMGPSALALTKSLIYVYGGEVGGILPSLGFASARQEPPQKPPYSYIALIAMAIKSAADNRATLSGIYQFIMDRFPFYHDNKQGWQNSIRHNLSLNDCFIKVPREKGRPGKGSYWTLDPKCLDMFENGNYRRRKRKSKTQETGEAKANHKRHRATQSLGLCDAKLHTATRFEKDRRLANENALTEMINQQSRQKEQELHDGHPRISARSSDTRGHQSATQPPDLAMHTKSCPSTYSMKQFSGECPSSVRPTSPTEGSSATPLEAESKLHSSHTSAMTTRRPKDMGKKGDSFHFVGNAQLHDIKPNGATREANTRKTTDKSKEFSIDSILSKKVNPLQRRCNCGASAVTCLEARDRVVASSLLLGAHAPPLYPGSYPLGSYLSLACPEKLFNCSEKTGEKFFY from the coding sequence ATGAACTTGTACCACACTCAGGCATCGCAGCCTGGTATGGGTCCGTCGGCTCTGGCCCTAACCAAGTCACTCATCTATGTGTATGGCGGCGAAGTTGGAGGCATTCTCCCCTCGCTGGGATTTGCCTCAGCAAGACAGGAACCTCCACAGAAGCCCCCCTATAGCTATATCGCACTTATCGCAATGGCCATTAAAAGCGCAGCAGACAACCGCGCAACGCTGAGCGGAATCTACCAGTTCATCATGGACCGCTTCCCCTTTTACCATGACAACAAACAGGGATGGCAGAACTCGATCCGGCACAACCTCTCCCTCAACGACTGCTTCATCAAAGTTCCCAGAGAGAAAGGACGCCCCGGCAAGGGTAGCTACTGGACACTGGACCCCAAATGCCTGGATATGTTTGAGAACGGGAACTATAGAAGACGGAAAAGAAAGTCAAAGACTCAGGAGACAGGTGAGGCTAAAGCAAATCACAAAAGACACCGGGCAACGCAATCTCTCGGTCTCTGTGATGCCAAACTTCACACTGCTACCCGGTTTGAGAAAGACAGGCGGTTGGCTAATGAAAACGCACTGACAGAAATGATCAATCAGCAGTCAAGACAGAAAGAGCAAGAGCTTCATGACGGACACCCCAGAATCAGCGCACGGAGTAGCGACACTCGTGGACATCAGAGTGCGACTCAGCCTCCAGATTTGGCCATGCACACCAAGAGCTGCCCATCCACCTACTCCATGAAACAGTTCAGCGGCGAGTGCCCGTCAAGTGTGCGACCTACATCCCCGACCGAGGGGTCAAGCGCCACACCGCTGGAAGCGGAGTCCAAACTGCACTCTTCTCACACAAGTGCAATGACCACGAGGAGGCCGAAGGATATGGGGAAAAAGGGCGACTCTTTCCATTTCGTTGGAAACGCGCAGCTCCATGACATTAAACCAAACGGAGCGACTCGTGAGGCGAACACCAGAAAAACGACCGACAAATCGAAAGAATTTAGCATCGACAGCATTTTATCGAAAAAGGTCAATCCGTTGCAGCGACGATGCAACTGCGGAGCCTCGGCGGTGACGTGTCTGGAAGCGCGTGATCGTGTAGTCGCGTCGTCACTCCTCCTGGGTGCTCACGCGCCACCACTTTACCCAGGGAGCTACCCGCTTGGCTCGTATTTGTCATTGGCCTGCCCTGAAAAATTGTTTAACTGTAGCGAGAAGACTGGCGAAAAATTCTTCTACTGA